Proteins encoded within one genomic window of Companilactobacillus sp.:
- a CDS encoding YoaK family protein, whose amino-acid sequence MRYKSWHIFQLREIGLALTFIGGFIDAYTFVQRGGVLAAGQTGNLIFLSVNIAQQNLPGAMTKLATVIAFMLGVVTVRVFEYHIKPRSHYWRSLTLVAELIVCLAVSMMPKSIPNYAITPPLAFVMAMQTTAFSYIAGHGYNNVFSTGNLKKATSAITSYGLTRDKKELETAVVYFELVLSFALGAIASALLQKIMFTTTIIVAAILVILVGSYYTYLLYLRERYLDEQ is encoded by the coding sequence GTGCGATATAAAAGTTGGCATATTTTTCAACTTCGAGAGATCGGCTTAGCACTGACTTTTATCGGAGGATTTATTGATGCCTATACGTTTGTGCAACGTGGTGGCGTCTTAGCTGCCGGGCAGACAGGAAATCTAATTTTTCTAAGCGTCAATATTGCTCAGCAAAATCTTCCAGGAGCAATGACCAAACTAGCAACTGTGATTGCATTTATGCTGGGAGTTGTGACGGTCAGGGTGTTTGAATATCACATTAAGCCACGTTCTCATTATTGGCGTTCGTTGACATTAGTGGCTGAATTAATTGTCTGTTTAGCGGTATCGATGATGCCAAAATCGATTCCCAATTATGCGATTACGCCGCCACTTGCTTTTGTCATGGCCATGCAGACGACGGCATTTAGTTATATCGCAGGGCACGGATATAACAACGTGTTCTCGACCGGTAATTTGAAAAAAGCGACTAGTGCAATAACTTCCTACGGATTGACTCGAGACAAGAAAGAGTTAGAAACAGCGGTTGTGTATTTTGAATTAGTTTTGAGTTTCGCATTAGGGGCAATTGCCTCGGCATTATTACAAAAAATCATGTTCACAACGACCATAATCGTTGCAGCCATTTTAGTAATACTAGTTGGTAGCTACTATACTTATTTATTATATTTGCGAGAACGATATTTAGATGAACAATAA
- a CDS encoding sensor histidine kinase has product MKLIYQNMLSFLVVILTTLGIILYTVTSTSTTWEYNRTYRDLEGYAGNLEKIALTTDQNTGKIHNITGNNIHMVEQVLADRNVRFAIFNYQNQQVYPDQTNGVTHQLKAKYWKKLEQGKTVRSTSQRSNEQSNPDLNTKANMNYVYVLTPWFKDGKLVAAVWAGSDVSQLQTNIGEINNRLYIALLISLLAAIILSFLLSRYQVNRINRLRSATRRVANNDFSVHIESKNRDELDDLADDFNTMVKSLEASDKEIKRQEQRRKEFMADASHEMRTPLTTINGLLEGLAYDAIPEESKGQSIELMRNETNRLIRLVNENLDYEKIRTNQITLAERVFDANTPLRDIVSQLQKKAAESNDNLKLETPEKVLNTYADYDRFTQVMFNIIQNSIQFTNDGDIVVRGYRDEDNHASVFKIQDTGVGMSADQVKNIWDRYYKADPSRKNRKYGESGLGLSIVHQLVENHGGKIEVASKLNVGSTFVVYFYDEGYAHKKNNSK; this is encoded by the coding sequence ATGAAATTAATCTATCAGAACATGCTAAGTTTTTTGGTAGTTATTTTGACTACTTTAGGGATCATTCTTTATACGGTTACTAGTACATCAACCACTTGGGAGTACAATCGGACTTACCGCGACCTTGAAGGGTATGCGGGAAATCTAGAGAAAATAGCTCTAACGACCGATCAGAACACTGGTAAGATCCACAACATTACCGGGAACAATATTCATATGGTCGAACAAGTTTTGGCTGACCGTAACGTTCGTTTTGCAATTTTTAACTATCAAAACCAACAAGTTTATCCTGATCAAACTAATGGCGTGACCCATCAACTCAAAGCAAAATATTGGAAAAAGTTGGAGCAGGGAAAGACTGTCCGCAGTACCTCGCAACGTAGCAACGAACAGAGCAATCCCGACTTGAATACCAAGGCTAATATGAATTACGTCTATGTTTTGACGCCTTGGTTCAAGGATGGCAAACTGGTCGCTGCAGTGTGGGCTGGTTCAGATGTCAGTCAGCTGCAGACTAATATTGGCGAGATCAACAACCGACTGTATATTGCGTTGTTGATTTCCCTATTAGCAGCAATCATCTTGAGTTTCTTGCTTTCTAGATATCAAGTTAACCGGATCAATCGCCTCCGTAGCGCAACCAGACGAGTTGCCAATAATGACTTCTCAGTTCACATTGAAAGTAAGAATCGTGATGAACTGGATGACTTAGCGGACGATTTCAATACCATGGTTAAGTCTCTAGAGGCTTCAGATAAAGAAATCAAGCGTCAAGAGCAACGTCGTAAGGAATTCATGGCTGATGCATCTCATGAGATGAGAACGCCGTTAACGACAATTAATGGCCTCCTAGAAGGTCTGGCTTATGATGCCATTCCTGAAGAATCTAAGGGACAAAGTATTGAATTGATGCGTAATGAAACTAACCGTTTGATTCGATTAGTCAATGAGAACCTGGATTACGAGAAGATCAGAACTAATCAGATCACCTTGGCAGAACGTGTCTTTGATGCCAATACGCCACTGCGTGACATCGTGTCGCAGTTGCAAAAGAAGGCAGCCGAGTCTAATGATAATCTGAAGTTAGAGACTCCTGAAAAAGTCTTAAATACTTATGCTGACTATGATCGATTCACGCAAGTCATGTTCAATATTATTCAAAACTCGATCCAATTCACTAACGATGGCGATATTGTCGTTCGTGGCTATCGCGATGAAGACAATCATGCATCAGTCTTTAAGATCCAGGATACTGGTGTTGGTATGTCTGCTGATCAAGTTAAGAATATTTGGGACCGTTATTATAAGGCGGATCCATCTAGAAAGAACCGTAAGTATGGAGAATCTGGATTAGGATTATCAATCGTTCATCAATTAGTTGAAAACCACGGTGGAAAGATTGAAGTGGCAAGTAAATTAAATGTTGGTAGTACGTTTGTCGTTTACTTTTACGATGAAGGATATGCTCACAAGAAAAATAATTCTAAATAA
- a CDS encoding response regulator transcription factor, protein MKILMIEDNKSVSEMMSMFFQKENWDATFAYDGNEAVEIFKSAADDWDMITLDLNLPGKDGMEVAKEIRAVSKTVPIIMLTARDSESDQVLGLEFGADDYVTKPFSPITLIARIKAIHRRSENIAEEASKNGATNENSEEDNTEKFDIDTGFFQLNAETREAYLGGKEIPDLTPKEFDLLKTLASKPKRVFSREQLLEQVWDYDYFGEERTVDAHIKKLRQKIEKVGPQVIETVWGVGYKFDDSEVKAK, encoded by the coding sequence ATGAAAATATTAATGATAGAAGATAATAAATCAGTTTCCGAAATGATGAGCATGTTTTTTCAAAAAGAAAATTGGGATGCCACATTTGCATACGATGGTAACGAAGCGGTTGAAATATTTAAATCAGCTGCTGACGATTGGGATATGATCACGCTTGATCTTAACTTACCAGGAAAAGACGGAATGGAAGTAGCCAAAGAAATTCGAGCTGTGTCTAAAACAGTTCCAATAATTATGCTGACGGCTCGTGATAGCGAAAGCGACCAAGTCCTCGGACTAGAGTTTGGCGCTGATGATTACGTTACAAAACCATTCAGTCCGATTACTTTAATTGCTAGAATCAAAGCGATTCATCGTCGGAGCGAGAACATTGCTGAAGAAGCATCCAAAAATGGTGCTACCAATGAGAATTCTGAAGAAGATAATACTGAGAAATTCGATATTGATACCGGATTTTTCCAACTCAATGCTGAAACTCGTGAGGCCTATTTAGGTGGCAAGGAGATTCCTGATTTAACACCAAAGGAATTCGATTTGTTGAAGACCTTAGCCAGCAAACCAAAGCGTGTATTTTCACGTGAACAATTGCTAGAACAAGTCTGGGACTATGATTACTTCGGTGAAGAAAGAACTGTTGATGCACATATCAAGAAGCTTCGTCAAAAAATCGAAAAGGTCGGACCTCAAGTTATTGAAACAGTTTGGGGCGTGGGCTACAAATTCGACGACTCTGAGGTAAAGGCTAAATAA
- a CDS encoding Cof-type HAD-IIB family hydrolase, whose product MTLHKNYLGTVFFDLDGTLMNAKSEIDDSVADAVHELHDNGYLPVISTGRATNELQHVLGPTGIDSYITLNGAYIKSEGKVIYESTLDNETIEALIDTAEKFGDTVAMHTADVTKLYKYKPIISEFYGSVHIEQPEVDPEFYKHHNIPMVIMVSYEGPERYQKLFPELNFFKTGKYSIDTVQKDVSKMHGIKHLLSGLDMEDKPVYAFGDGANDVPMIKFADHSVAMGNGIDEVKQLADFITTDNTDNGIVNGLKHFDLI is encoded by the coding sequence TTGACATTGCACAAAAATTACTTAGGAACCGTGTTCTTCGATTTGGATGGCACATTGATGAATGCGAAATCTGAAATCGACGATTCCGTTGCCGATGCCGTTCATGAACTCCACGACAACGGCTATCTTCCAGTTATTAGTACTGGTCGTGCAACAAATGAACTTCAACACGTTCTTGGACCCACAGGTATTGACTCATATATTACTTTAAATGGTGCATATATCAAATCTGAGGGTAAAGTTATCTATGAAAGCACACTAGATAACGAAACGATTGAAGCTTTGATCGATACGGCTGAAAAATTTGGCGATACCGTTGCCATGCACACAGCGGACGTTACCAAATTATATAAATATAAGCCTATCATCTCAGAATTTTATGGATCGGTCCACATTGAACAACCGGAGGTAGATCCAGAATTCTATAAACATCATAACATTCCAATGGTAATTATGGTTTCATATGAAGGCCCAGAACGTTACCAAAAATTATTCCCAGAATTGAACTTTTTCAAAACTGGGAAATATTCTATCGATACAGTCCAAAAAGACGTTTCAAAAATGCATGGGATCAAGCATTTATTATCCGGTTTGGATATGGAAGACAAACCTGTCTATGCATTCGGAGATGGCGCAAACGATGTACCAATGATCAAGTTTGCTGATCATTCAGTTGCCATGGGAAATGGTATCGATGAGGTCAAACAATTGGCCGATTTTATTACCACTGACAATACAGACAATGGTATCGTAAACGGCTTAAAACATTTTGATTTGATTTAA
- a CDS encoding zinc-binding alcohol dehydrogenase family protein: MQTFGVTDNSINSLAEFDEAMPVCEPHDILVEVQGISVNPVDIATRKKLTDSINGPKILGYDGYGKVTDVGSKVTKFSKGDIVFYAGDYTRDGSYQEYELVDERIAALAPEKTDLAHSVAMPLVTLTASELLYEKLNVDPEADNHDKTVLIINGAGGVGSIMTQLAHLAGLTVISTASGSEKIKWVKDLGADYTVDHHQDLIKQVQDLGFETVDYIVGLSDNDPHWSEIVELIKPFGIFATITNLNESKVVDLKQKSVDFKWEWMFTKAKYNMPDMTSQGEYLAKLAKGLDDGTIKSTLTKEFKGFNIQNIKEATNLVEAGHMMGKVVVLK; encoded by the coding sequence ATGCAAACATTTGGCGTTACTGATAATAGTATCAACAGCTTGGCTGAATTTGATGAGGCTATGCCTGTCTGTGAACCACATGACATTTTAGTTGAGGTTCAAGGCATCTCAGTCAATCCTGTTGATATTGCAACTCGTAAGAAGTTAACCGATAGTATCAATGGTCCTAAAATTTTAGGATATGACGGCTATGGGAAAGTTACTGATGTTGGCTCAAAGGTCACGAAGTTTTCTAAGGGCGATATTGTTTTTTACGCCGGGGATTATACCCGCGATGGTAGTTATCAAGAATATGAATTAGTTGATGAGAGAATTGCCGCACTTGCTCCTGAAAAAACTGATCTAGCTCACAGTGTGGCTATGCCACTGGTTACTTTGACAGCTAGTGAATTGTTATATGAAAAGTTGAACGTTGATCCAGAAGCCGACAACCACGATAAGACTGTTTTGATTATCAATGGCGCTGGTGGTGTTGGGTCAATCATGACACAATTAGCACATCTGGCTGGCTTAACGGTGATTTCAACTGCCTCCGGTTCAGAAAAAATTAAATGGGTCAAAGATCTTGGCGCCGACTACACAGTTGATCATCATCAAGATTTGATCAAACAAGTACAAGATCTAGGATTTGAAACTGTCGATTACATTGTGGGACTTAGCGACAATGATCCACATTGGTCAGAAATCGTTGAACTTATCAAGCCATTCGGGATTTTTGCTACAATTACTAATTTGAATGAATCAAAGGTAGTTGATCTCAAACAAAAATCAGTCGATTTCAAGTGGGAATGGATGTTTACCAAGGCTAAATACAACATGCCAGACATGACATCGCAAGGTGAATACTTGGCTAAGTTAGCAAAGGGCTTGGATGACGGAACAATCAAGTCAACATTGACAAAAGAGTTCAAGGGATTCAATATCCAAAACATTAAGGAAGCCACGAATCTAGTAGAAGCCGGACATATGATGGGTAAGGTCGTAGTGCTTAAATAG